A single genomic interval of Heterodontus francisci isolate sHetFra1 unplaced genomic scaffold, sHetFra1.hap1 HAP1_SCAFFOLD_447, whole genome shotgun sequence harbors:
- the LOC137366514 gene encoding probable G-protein coupled receptor 139 yields the protein MSLLQSRNVSGNFTRLNNGVIPSLLQLTVLRTTANLLTIVILSRGNCGLSKCISVYMVAMATADLLVMLFNIIGVNILSKRFPHSFLSYTAVCKFMIYMLCTNHGMSMWFTVSFTFDRLVAICCQQLKRKYCTVRTAAAVLTTLSILIYSQTIPFWFVYEHKQIINNIHWFIRPSVAFISSPAGAAYLLLQNIIYTWLPFALILLLNVLTVRRILITSRARRGLRTHSSESPRDQEMENRKKSIILLFTVSASFILLNLPSAVSHATSSIAVHYRPDYTSPAYIATQTGVMLQYLSSCTNTCIYAAAQTKFREELKKVMKSPWTLAVRLFSK from the exons ATGTCTTTACTGCAGAGCCGGAATGTCAGTGGGAATTTCACCAGATTGAACAACGG CGTTATTCCTTCTCTTCTTCAGTTGACAGTTCTTCGGACTACAG CAAACCTATTGACAATTGTAATTCTCTCCAGAGGAAATTGCGGCCTCTCCAAGTGTATTTCTGtctacatggtggccatggcaacagcagatctactggtcatgctCTTTAATATAATCGGGGTTAATATTTTGAGTAAACGCTTTCCACATTCATTCCTCTCCTACACTGCCGTCTGTAAGTTCATGATCTACATGCTTTGTACCAACCACGGTATGTCGATGTGGtttacagtctccttcacatttgatCGACTTGTAGCTATATGCTGTCAGCAGTTAAAAAGAAAGTATTGCACCGTGAGAACTGCAGCGGCAGTATTAACAACCCTTTCCATCCTGATATATTCACAGACCATCCCCTTTTGGTTTGTGTACGAACATAAGCAAATAATTAACAATATTCACTGGTTTATCCGCCCCAGTGTGGCTTTTATTTCATCGCCTGCAGGTGCAGCGTACCTCCTCTTACAGAATATCATTTATACATGGCTTCCCTTTGCTCTGATATTACTGTTAAACGTTTtgacagtcagacgtattttaaTAACCAGTAGAGCGCGCAGGGGACTCCGGACTCACAGCAGTGAAAGTCCGAGAGATCAAGAGATGGAGAATAGAaagaaatccattattttactgttcacTGTATCTGCCAGTTTTATATTGTTAAATCTACCGTCTGCCGTGAGCCATGCAACGAGCAGCATAGCCGTGCATTACCGACCCGATTATACATCTCCTGCATACATCGCCACTCAAACCGGAGttatgcttcagtatttgagttccTGCACAAATACGTGTATTTATGCCGCTGCTCAAACTAAATTCAGGGAAGAGCTGAAGAAGGTGATGAAATCTCCGTGGACACTGGCTGTGAGATTGTTTTCAAAATGA